The DNA region TGCAATACTGAAAGTCACACCTACGGGTCAAAAAGACCCCGTGGCCAGGTAAAGAGCCTTTCCCTGAGCATGTGTAGAATTGAGCTGGGGTTGTGTAGCTAGTATGGAACTCAGCAACCAACCCCCATAGGGAGCTGTACTTGGAAAGCTTCTAACTCTGAACTTCTGAGTACAAATAATGGCATGAAAAGTCTGGTGGGTATGCTTGATTTGGGGAATTCCACCAAGCACCCAGGCTTGTGCAACTCTGACATAAATAATCAATGTCCCTGTCGAGTGTGTTGAGTTGTTGTGGAGTGGGTAACAAATGTGACTTTCTGGGCAACACAATCAAACCCATTCAGTGATTCCATGGGAACGCAGGTCTGTGGGAAGGCAGCACTGTGTCCCTCCTTTTGGGAATCCCGTGGTTAGGATGGGACCTCCTGGTGTCTGATGGGAAGCTGGTCCTTTGTCTTGTCAGTAACGGAGTCACTGCTGAGTACTTGTGTCAAATGTTCAGCTGAAAGTGGACAGAGGTGCATGGTTGTCCCTGGACTATGCAGGGTAAAtctgttctattctattctattctattctattccattctattctattctatccTTTTCTCTTCTATTCTATTCTACCAAGAAGGCCTTTGGGGTGCCTGTGGGATGATAGGCCTGCCATGAAACAGAACTGTGCtctggcagcccagaaagccaactgtgtcctgggctgcatccaaaccAGCTTGGGCAGCAGgccaagggaggggattctgccaTGCACAGGTGAGAccacacctgcagggctgcctccaACTCAGAGattccagcacaggaaggatgtgAAGCTGttggagcgagtccagaggaAGCCAGGAttatcagagggatggagcagctctgctgtgaagaaaggctgggagaattggggttgctcagcctggagaggaaaagctttGGGTTGATGGAGTTGTGGCCTTGCCGTGCCTGAAGGGAATCTAGAGTtaagatggagagagactatttacaagaatatgcagtgacaggacaaggggaatggcttcacactgacagggAGAGTAAATTTAGACTGTATATCAAGAAGTAATCCTTTACTgcaagggtggtgaggccctggcatagggtgcccagagaagctgtggatgcccctggaggtgttcagggccaggggcttggagcaatctgggatagtggaaggtgttcctgcccatgacaggggatggaactggatgagtCCAGTCCATTgcaacccaacccattccaacccaggtcctttccaacccaacccattctgggattttatcATTCTTTTCAGATCCATGCACACAGGGAAACTCAGAACCCAGAGGGTCACTCAGTGCACACGGAGCACTCCCAATGCCAGCCTGTGGAGACAGCCAGtgcaaaaccagcccaaacaACACCCGCCCAGAAACACCCCTGGGacaacagctctgccttgggaGAGTGTCTGCAGGGCAAAGGATGACACagaggcacaggctgggatgcagcagaaTTTAATGAGTCaaaagagggaggagagggggatCCAGGTGTAGACTCCCGGGTGGAACAGTTTCAGCAGGGGAAGCCACAGAGGCCACTGCCCAAGCCAGACAGGCCAAAGCCCCCAGAGTTGATGGGCACTCCCTGAGAGCTGAGGatgctgccaacagcagcagagctggaggatcCCACGGCGGtgttctgtgggaaggagctgaggatgggccCGGGCAGGGTCACCACCACGGGCGAGGGCTGGATGAAGACGGTGGagtcctggcactgcctgacacaGGGCTCattgcagctgttggccagcggggtggggccacagggctggcagggccggCACGGCGTGTAGCAGGACATGGCTTGGGGCTGC from Motacilla alba alba isolate MOTALB_02 chromosome 27, Motacilla_alba_V1.0_pri, whole genome shotgun sequence includes:
- the LOC119712248 gene encoding feather keratin Cos1-2-like, with translation MSCYTPCRPCQPCGPTPLANSCNEPCVRQCQDSTVFIQPSPVVVTLPGPILSSFPQNTAVGSSSSAAVGSILSSQGVPINSGGFGLSGLGSGLCGFPC